In Amblyomma americanum isolate KBUSLIRL-KWMA chromosome 8, ASM5285725v1, whole genome shotgun sequence, the DNA window TTCAAACATTCCATACTCTAAAAGCATGTAGCGTTCGGAGAGTGTTAATTATCTAACAGTTTTTCAAATGGCGCTGTCGAGTGACCTTAGCACCAACAAACTTTGCTGACTTTCATCAGAGAGGTTGCCTCGTGCACAGATTCAGTACAAAGAGATGATGTTGCGTTTTATTTCCCTTCGAGGTCTTCTCTTAAGAATTCCCGGCTTTGCTTCCGCGCTTTATGAATAACTCTGCTGTGGAGCCCGAAGGAACCACATAAGGTCTAGTATAACTTTCCCTGGAGTATTTATCATTTATATTCGTACCTATGCTTCTTAGAACGAAAAGTTCTGTCATGATGATAGCGTACGTCTGAATATTGATAATTTATTGCATCTCTAAAGTTCATGCATAATTTATTCGAAGGGATTGCATTTTTTATTGCCTTCCCGAACCACAGTATTTCATCAGCAATTTGCCACAGAGCTGAGAAAACATTTCTTCACAAGGTGTACACTGACAATCCGCCATAAATTGGGGAGCAACAAGGAGGCGACATTTTTTTACTGCATCTGAAAAAAGAAGCATAATGCACACTACATTGCAGTGCAGCTAATTGGATTTTACCCGTTCCTATTAAGAACAGACTAAATTTTCTTGCTGCTGAATGCACCATATACGACGCTTGGATTTGTATCATGCATGTAAATAAGGTTTAAGACAAATTAGTTAACTGTCTACCTAGCATTCATAGACgacggcgagtcctcatacctgCGCAGTTGCGCagccgttaagcgatgcaccacagcactggcaggtggctgttcctgtcacagccagACGTAGGGATTGTGCTACTtatgttgctcttcccaagcaacttCTCGCGCAGCTGGAGTGATGATCCTCTGAATTTGGCCGAGGTTATTCGTGTTGCTGCACGAGCTTCTCATTCTCATTGACTGCCGCTTCCCTGTGCTTGTACGAACTTAACCGAGTTTCCTCAACCGAGTTAAAAATACCCATATCCTCTGGTACATATTAACGACACTCTGAGCAGAAGTTCCCAAGTATTTTTCATCGATAGATCATCACAGCGAGCACTGGCAGAGTAAACTGGACAATGAGGACTGCCAGAAATTTGTTTTCTTCCAAGATTTACGGTCCGATCAATTTCAAGGCTATGCAGTTTCGAATATGGCCCATTTCAGCAAAGCTTATGCATGTTATAGCCGCAGTTATTGGAATTATCGGCAAGCCAACTTGCTCTGTTTGGATAGTTGGAGGTCAGCCTCACCGCAGCTAACATCGATGATCACCTAAAGCTCTAGTCCTTGCAATAAATACTTTCGCAGTGCTAAATCGGGTTAAAAATACTTCTTTGCCTTCATGGAGCTGATGCTTGTGCGACATGTTGCAAGCATGCAAACAGTGTGCCTTGGTCAGCAAAAATCACCGCGATCACGCTTTTTGCGCAGCTTGCCGAGTTATCGGTCCGCAGACTGCTTTGACTGCATGCTTATTAGagaatgtacagcctttgtcaaaaacaCACACCCCAAGGGGTTTGATTCCAAGCCGTGTCTTTAACACATTTGACAgacctaagcttgggagggttgatgACTTAAGTTCCTCTCACCTTCATGAGATTAGAGGCCCAGAGCATGCAAGAGCACCCAAGCTTccgggctcagaagcagacccctttgGTTGTAAACTTCTGTCAAAGACTGCACCTGAGGGAAATTTCCGACATGGTGAGGCCCAGGACCATGGTGAAAAAGATAGATGTGCCGTTCTAGTGGAAAGCAGCATAGTACAAGGTCTTTCAGAAGCTTTAACAGCGCCTTTAATCCTTCGTCAAGTCGACGAAGACACAGAAATCGGTATCCACGGAGAAAGAAGCAGGCGTAGACATGCAAAAGGAGAATGAAGAGGAGGAAATCATCTTCTAAGCTAGTCGCTCATTATTTaataaagaaagaggaaaagaaagcgaGTATCGTAAAATCGCTTATTATATATAAGATATCAACCCCATCTTTTAACGCACTTCCTTCAAGTAGTGAGTGATCATGAGGTTCATTATGGCTCGCTAACTATTATATTCAACGCGCCGCCTCattagttaaaaattattacTAAAATATTGCGATTTCATGAAGGTCTGCAAGTCGAAAGTTTAAATATTCAAATGCGGACTACATTTTCCGAGCATTATTGACCCACGGCTCCAAGACTCCCAAAATTACGACACTTTCTGGCTCCTATTACTGCCACCACTTCGCATAAGATCAGCACTCAAACAGCCGTTGGCGAAGCATTATAAAGTACTTAAGAGGTAAAGCTTCGTTTCCAATCCTCACTCAGACACGTGTGACCTGCATTCTCCAAGACAGTGTTCTTGGGAAGTATACTTTGGCACTTTCGCTGGACAATGTGGCTTATTGTGGTACCTCGAAGCCTTTTCGAATAAATTATCTCTCCGCGTCACTACGAAGCAATCGTCGATTAATTAAAAAAATGTAAGCCATGCACAACTGCGCAGCTCTCCTGTGGTCTTTAGATTTTTTGAGCGGTAAATGACCAATCACGGTCGCTTAGGTCGCACATTATTAAGGACCAGAGTGTGCCTTCTTATATTTTATTCCGTTCTGATCACCGAGCCGATGATTTCCTGGGAAAGGATGATGTCGCGAgagactgttttctttttttgaataattttttttaccacCACGACGCGGCGGGTTTTGATTGCTTCGCAAGCGCAAAAAGACCGTTCTTAACGATTTCTTATTACGCACTGCCATATCAATGAGAACTCATGTTTTGGCAGCGTTATATGACGTTAATCACTATTCTTCAGTCCTGTTTTATGGAGTGAGTGGTGTTATGGAACCCATCGTGAGCCGTCGCTTGAATGAGCTCCGTCCCAGGGCACCCATAGAAGTGTCCTCGGATTAAAGatcagagaaagaagaaagagcggcgatagaaaaaagaagggaagaagtaGGGAGAGGCAATGGAGTAACGATGTCGCAAACAGGGTGACAGAAAAAAGTGCGAGCAGCGCCACGCAGCTGCTGGACTCCAGCGCTCATAGCCGTAAAGATCATCGGCCACGAAAGCCGGTCTGTGGGTCCTGTGCTACGCCTTTCCGCAGATGCAGCTCGCAAGCAGAACTTCTTTTGGAGAGGAACCTCAACCAAGATTTCCTCTTCTGGCGGCACGGGAAACAATAACAGAGCGAAAACGGAGCGCGTGGGGGACGGCGCAGTGCTATGTGTGATGCGGAGAACGCTAGTTGCATCGGCGTAAACAAGACACAGCTGCGCTCGCCACCGACCGAGAAGCCGATCCGTGGCAAATCAACAACATGGAACGGCGGTGGCAAAGGTGTCCCAGCGGTTTGAGCTCACTGCGGCGACAATGCGTACAGGGCGGACCATTTTTCAGGGCTCCCGTTTTGGGTGAAATTCGTGTTAGAAAGGCCGCATTGGAGCAAAAGCGATGGGAGCGCGAAGTAACCGCCGCCGCCACCCAGCTGTGGCCTTGGCAGATTGCTTCACCATGCCGTTGCCTAGATTATCAGTTGTTTCTATTTTACGCGAGGCCAACACCGATAACCATTCTCATCATCGGCCACAGCTGACTGCACTAGCTGCTACTGTCGTAAAGTTGTCGCGCCGATAAACACTCCCCCATATGTGTGTTTCTTAATTGGTATACTACATACCTTGACCAGGTTGATATACACCCATAATGGAGCAGGTAATATAATCAGAGTAGTATATTACGTACTCGTATCCTTTCTCTGAGGGAATGCCTgataaaaaaagaagagacagTTACCCCAATGTAAAGGGCTGTTTGCCGTTGAAAGCGGATATAAGGATTTTAGTCGATGTTTAAACTTCAGGGCCTCTTCTTCATGGTTCATGTAAACCAGTACAatggctcgaagccaaacaaggaagggacaaaacacatagctgaactaacaacagaatggttTTATTCAGGACACCAGGCTTAAGTACAAGCTGGTACCGTCGAAAACAGACCAACAGAGAAAACATCAAGTTCCACACGCTAGTCATTCCATCTAATATGCAACTCAATGTTTTCTGGTATATTTGTTTTTCTACAGTACCAGCGTTGACTTAAGCCCTGGTGTCCTGAATAAaaccattctgttgttagttcagcgcagtGTTTTGTTCCTTCCTtgcttggcttcgagccgttgcgctggctTACAAGAAACATGTCTGGCCAACACGCCCACCAATTCGTGTTGTACTCTTTGTCATAACATCAGAGAATACGTGTAAGGCGCGTGGGCTGTCGACTGCGAGCCAAAACAAACGATTCGCAAGGCGATGAGACTCGTGCAGTGAATTAGAGCAATGAACATCGCAGTCATCCGAACATTAGCTTTCTAAACTCAGCAGCATTAATAAGAGGTAAGCAGGTAAGGAAGAGTATATATGGATAGCCTAACAAGAGGAAACGCCAAATATGAAGTCTATCTCCGAGTTGCCAGTTTCAATTTTCCTGTTTCTGTTATAAAGTGGCCTATTGTTTGCGGATTTCTGTTATAGTTGCAATTGTAAGTGGCTGCGGCACTGAAGCGTAATAAAATTATGGTGATGATggcgatgaatttttatggcgcaagggcatctgtggccaaagcgcaccatgacacaaggtattttcgactactTAAACTGTGATCACAGACCTTTTTCCTAAGCATttaaccctaaagaagccgagcagcaGGCTAGGGGAAAGCTAGTATCCATTGTATCtcaggtgggtacccggcagctctggggatcgaatcccacacctcccgcatgtgaggcggatttccaaccacttggccactgcagcggtggccaagtggccAAAACAAGCAATACACTGAAATTAATTGCGTAGATGTAGGGTAGATATAATAAAAATAAGCTTACCTTCTCGACGAACGTGAACTCCGTTAGAGGCAAGCTTTCCGCTAGGAGTTTTCGTCTTAAAGAAAGTTCCAATAAACCGTGCAGACATCCTAtcacaaaaaaaacaactgcaTTACTTTTCTAAAGAGTGATGCACGTTCACATGGCGGTACGGTGCTTTGATGTGCTTCAATTTTCGCCGCATTGTGAGGGCGATACAGGGCATGAAGCTTTGTTTGTGATAAGAGAATACATCCGCGTAGTGCGTCTGGTTGCCGCTGATAAGAACCATTAAAGTAAAATAACTAGGAACAAAACGGTTGTGTAGAGCGCAGttcgcagatcatgaatgacaattTACTGCGTCTATGGAGAATAATGTAAATAGTTTGAGTTTAtggggaatttaacgtcccaaagcgactcaggctatgagggacgccgtagtgaagggctccggaaatttcgaccacctggggttcttttacgtgcactgacatcgcacagcacacgggcctctagaatttcgcctccatcgaaattcgaccgccgcggccgggatcgaacccgcgtctttcgggccgacagccgagcgccataaccactcagccaccgcggcggctaaataaTGTAAATAACCACTATATTTTACCGGGGCAACTAAGGGGGAGAAATTTAAAGATATCTAAAATAGgtttaaaataaactgaataCCAGTCACTAAGCGATGCTTGGAAGAGAATAACTATGGCAGGAAGAGAGCGCAATGCTCAAGTAACAAACACCAGTTAGTAACATTCTAGGTAAACTGAAGGACAAGATAGGGCCATTTGAAGGGCATGTAGTATGAACGCAAGACAGCGGTGGTCTCTCAAGTTAACGCACTGGGTTTTTAAATAGAGGGGAAGTTTATAAGACAAAGGTAGAGAGTCAGACAGGCGAATGAGTTTGTTTGCGGGCGTAAGGTGGTCGCAGCAATTGGTGATCAGTGATAAATTAATTTACTGTTCAGTGGGCGCCGCTAGGCTTATGATCATGATGATGGTGGCGAAAAGTCTGGTAGTGTAGTTTCTTTGCTGATGCGGTTTCATTAGAATCTGCCCCACTACTTTGAGAAGTACTCCAACTCTAAAATGAAACGGAATCTTGTCATGTCGTCTGTTGGTTTAAAATTCACTGTGTCAGCTAGCGCAGTTTCAATTAAATAATCTGCATAGATTTGTCTTGGTTTTGTGTATCCCTAAAGAAGCAGTGCGAAGCAACAAAAGTTCTCAAAGGCGCGTTCATATAAACATAGGATGACCGATGGCTTTTGCTATTACTACTTCTTAAAAAAACGCAAAAGAGGAGCCTTTTCTGTATTTCGCTTAACATGGCTTGCGATTACGCTGATCATTATCTGATGTGCGCGCTGGTCACCTTTTTTGCAACCACAGTTTTAGAGAGCGCACCAGCATTGTGAATGCATATGCTGTGATAAAACTGCTTCTATATTCTGTTCCATAGGACAAACAGCGCCATAAACAACGACTTAACGAGATAACGAGACAACAAGAGCGCTGATTATCAGCTGTGGTTTATTTTCAGAGAGAAGGAACTTATAGtcacaaacaaaaagaaagagctCGGCACAGGGCGCTGACAATCTGCAGACAAGATGAAAGGCGTCATTTTAACGCGGAAGAGTACTCGTTAGAGCGAAGCTCATCCGTAAAGAAAACAGGAtataaggaaaaggaaaaaaaatcctcTTTACATTGGGGAATGACAGAAATGTAAAGACACGCACAGAAGGATCAATGCGGCAAGTACGGGCGGCAAGTATGCGCCCGTACTCTTACCGGTGATGTATATTAAGGCGCTGCAAACAAAAACGCGCACGCTAGTTACGAGGCGTTGCGCATTCACAAGATTGGGCAGGCCTATGTTAGCACCCTGTCTATCGCACAGCCCCAAAacggagcttgcctttcttggcGGCCATTTTTATTCCGCATTGATCCGTCTCTGCGTGTCTTTTCATTGCCGTCATTCCCCTATCTAATGCGCGGTTTTTATCGCGGTCCTTATAAACTGTTTTCTCTACGGGTTAGCTTGGCTCTAACACGTCATCTTCCGCGTTAAAATGACGCCTTTCATTCTTGCCTCCAGATTGTCAGCAGCCCGTATCGTGCTCTTTGTTTTATGTGTTTACCTATACGTTCCTTCTGTCTGAAAATTAACCTAAGCTGATAATCAGCGCTCGTGTTACCTCGTTCTCTCGTCAAGTcgttgttttttgcgctgttttttgtttgcaacttcatgcaccaacaagcccgccaACATGCCCTCGTGGTCTATATTTCTTACACGTCGGGctgtccttcttccttccttcttctgaGCTCATCCATGTGTGTTACCCTCATCATAGCTGCCACCTGTAGAGCCGGTTTCTACACCTTCTCTATCAACCACACCTACCCACCAACAGACGTCGTCTTGCTGTTTGGACCTGTTGTGCCATCTTTAGATCACGGTATGAGGACATGCCGCATTCTACGATCGGAATGCTGGAGGCAGGTTAGCTTACTGAAGGATTACCATCGTGTGCATGCTACCGTGAAGCTCCTCCTGGGCAATCCGCCGACCGCTACTCTGGACAACTGAAGATGGCCTCTTAGGTCACCGACATTGTTTGGCGGAAGATCTTGACTTCACTGCCGACTCGCCGCTAGCCCCCGTCGCCTGCAGACCAAGATGTTTACCTGATTGGGCCGGATATTCTGCCGAGCCATAATTTTGACGCCCTCAGGCTTAGGCCGAAGTTCTACGTTTAACAAAGCCTTGACACGGCAGAAATGGTGTCGCTGCTAAAAAGTACTGCCTCCACGGCTAGAAGCTTAGAAGTGGAAAAATGCATTGCAGAAGTCATGGGCGCCCGCCTCCTGTGCGACCTACTTTTAGCCCGTTACGGTAGACAGCTATACCTGATGCTGTTTTGCACAGAGGCGTAATGAAAGTTTTCTGATTTGTTGACGACTTTTTATTACTTTACGGAGAGCAACGTCCAGAATCAGATAATGACCTCCGAAAGATTTTTAACCTATTTTATGACCCCCTAAAACATCTCAAGGTAACAAAAGATGCACCCAATGGAGGGAAAATTCGTTTCCTTGACCTCCGACTAATTCTCCTCTCAGACAACGTATGCTGGCAGTATGAACCGCATTCAAAAAAGCAACTACTTTCATTCATTTCGTCACATTCCAAGCTGGTGAAACGCGGCATTGTTACGGCCGTTATGAAGAGCGCATTCGACCGGTCCTGCGAGCATGAAGGCTGCTCGAGTCTTCGCGCACAGGAGCAAAAGCTGGAATCGGCTGGGTACCCGACCTATCTGTTGCGGAACATCGCGGAAGTTTTGGGAGAACTACGGGGCAACTATTCCACCAAAGCGAGAGGCGGTATTGAGGTGAACACGGCGGTAATGTACTTCAGTTCTCGAATAGGCTAAGGAACATTGTAGGCCAAGCAGGAGTGCGTCTTGTATTCTCGGCACCGAATAACCGTTCTCAGCTTTGCCGCAGGGTTAACGTCACCAAGAAGAGAAAAGTGGAGTGCCCTTAAAAAGCGCAATGACGCCTTAATTGCATGCAGGACCGGAgtgatctacaagatcccctTCTCGTGTGGCAGGTGCTACGTGGCTAAGACCGGCCGTTGCATAAGTGTTCGCTTGCTGGAACACAAGAGCTACCTCCGAACTGCAACCAGAAGTAATATGGCTGTGCATTGCGCGTCATGCGGAGGCTGCCGCTCGGAGTTTAGCCGGTGCAGTATACGAaggcgctacaaaaaaaaatgcacacgcGAGATTTACGAGGCGTtgtgcattcacaagattgagcaggcctgtgtcagcaccccgtcaaTCGCACTGCACCAAATGGAGCTGGTCTTTTCGGCGACCATTTTCTTCCGCATTGATCCGTCTCTGCGTGTCTTTTCATTGGGGTCAATCCCAAATCTAATGCGCACTTTTTAACATTTTCTTTATGTACTGTTTTCTATACAGACGAGCTTCGCTCTTACGAGTAATCCTCCGTGTTAAAATCAAGCCCTTAATTATTGTCTGCAGATTGTCAGCAGCCcccatcgtgtttttttttttcagagtttcACTATAAGTTCATTCTATCTGAAAATATATCTCAATTGACAGTAAGCACTCGTGTTGTATCGTTCTCTCGTCAAGTCGCTGCTTTTTTCGCTGTTTTACGTCTGTAACCTCATgcgccaactagcccgccaacaTGCCCTCCTCGTCGATATTCTGAAGGCGGCGGTGACCATGCCTGCGGCTCTCACTGCTAGTTACTTGACAAGAACCACACGATTGTACCCACGAATACACCCACGACGAATGATCAGTATCTTgggaacactgaaaaaaaaacaagatcatTCAGCTtgaaccatttcttttttttttgcacattcctCTCATTCATGTCCGTCATCACGAATTGTTTTCTGATGTCAGTCTCGGGAATACTTACATCTGGTTGCCGAAGGTGTACTTCTTGATGTATTGAACGTGAGAATTATTTACGATCTCATTTTCATAATAGACATTTGTCTCTTCACTGCTGCCTGGGATATCATAGTTGCCTCCACAGAattgcagcactctcagagaaaCGCAAGCCTGTAAAAATTGAATTATATGTGAAGTTGCTTATTGTATTAAACAAAAGGTTTACGGCGATCAGTAGTAGATCCAACGGGAATCAGAGTTCAGGAATGGCTTCCAGGATCGCTGGTATTCCGCTATTTAGGTTACGTTAGAATACACTTTTTCGATTTAGGCTTTGTGATTCACACACAGACTCTGCTTTACATGTCGAAAGCAATGTTTCAAGCACGCTGTCGTCTGTGTTCGCCCAAATtcttgcgctacatctttttgaAGGAACGGCAGCCTTCACATTGTAGGTTCCACGGATCTGTCTACCCCACTCCGCGTTGATATGCCTTCCACTGCAGTTCCGAAAAACTCACAACTCAATTCAAGACCGTGCAGAACATCTCATCGTGTGTTAAGACCGCTACACAGTTGCAGCCCCCACGCGTTGCTTGCAGCACACAGAAGATTACGTCAGCGCTACgctgctatctctctctctctccccgccCAACATAAGCCTCAAGGCGATGCGTTCCTTCTCGTTATTCCACCCTCTCTGACTTTTTTTCTCTGCTCATCGGCTCCCTATGCCTCATTCGCTCCTTCCGCAAAGCATGATCGCCTTATTATTGACCGCTTGCAGGGCGCCCACGCAATTGCTCTGAAACATACTGACTAGCGTAAACACAGACCGGAAACAAAGTAAGagaagagacaggacacacgttAGACTTGCAACTGTATTCTTTTACTTGAAACACAGTATTTAAATAATTCCTTCTGCGCCAGCAGAGCCACCTATCAGTTGCCGTCGCGTCAAATGACGGTGAAGAAAACGAAGCTTGATGGAACAAAATGACCAAGGCACTTGCCCTCGGGAGCACCACGAAGACATCTAGCAATACAAGATAAGTGAAATCTATCTTAATAGGTTGCGTCAATGTGGCGCGAAACACAAACGAAAAACGAGGAGGATATAAAAGTTAAACATAAACAGGGTTTGTGGTCTGTATCAGATGAAAACTTATCTAGAAGCTAAAACCAGCACGACACATGCAGAAAGACCAACAACACGTGCCAACAGCACGACTGTTCAGATAAAGGAAGGAACACCAGGGCCTACCGAATATTGATGAACACACCAAAGGGCGGAGAGAATGAAATATATCAATACAAAGGGACGTCTAAGCAAGCCtacacaagaaaaaataaaattagaaaattgtatgGTACACTAAACCCGAATAAACGTGGTCGTAAAAACTGATCACACATGGTCCTAAAAAACACATCAAACAAAGCCCTAAACACAACATTGTCAAATTTAGTAAAATTAAATGGAATACTAAACACTGGAGACACATGGACTCAAGGTACAGTGAACAAACCTATCAGTCACACACTGGGCTGTTAAACATACCCTTCTGAGTAGCGCATTTCCTTCTTTGTTAAGGCCACAGACTGTTTGCTTACGCAGCcttcccctgccttagcaatgtGGAAGGCTTCAAGGATCTCCCTTCCATCTTTCGTTTGCAGCCTTCCCACAGCCACAGTCTTATCCCATGCTGGAATGCATGCTGGCTTGTATGGGCACAGTTTGCAATGTTTGGCCAGATGGCCTTCTATGGCAGCGGCTGAAACTTTCTGCTGATGCTCCTGCAGCCGCTCAATCCTTCACCACCCGGTTTGCCCCAAATATCGTTTGCCGCAGGGCAAGGGGATATTATATACGACGTCCTTTTGGCACTTGACGGGTCTATTTCGGTGTTTCTTGGTGCCGGCACTGCTCTCTCCGCTGTCACCGTTCACGATACGGCACAACCTGCCCAGTTTATTGGGAGCCGTCAACGCCACCGAGGGAACATTTTTCGTCGCCAcctttttgagccggtgtgacaACCCGTGCATGTACGGTACAGCTGCACGCATCTTGTTGGGCTCAGACCTAGCAACGCCGTTAGAACGGTCACCCTTTATTACCTCAATTAAGAGGCCTTCGGCAACAGATGCAAACAGTTCATTCGGGTATTCGAACTTACCCAGCCTGGTCACCTGCTTTTCAAGGCTGTCGAGAACCTTGTGGGGGCAAGACTTCGTCAGGGCACCACGCAAGACATTTCGCACTATGACTCTTTTCACTAATTTTGAGTGGGCCGAATGATACGGTAAAATATCTTTTTTGGTTCTGAGACAATACATCCAGAACACATGAGGCCTAGAGAGGAAAATGCACACATCCAGGAACTGCAAACATTTACCAAGGGGAAGTTCATATACGTTAACTCCAACCCTGGCGCCCTTTCACGCAGAACATCCAGTACGCTCTCCACTACTACAGTCACCGGCTTCTC includes these proteins:
- the LOC144100553 gene encoding uncharacterized protein LOC144100553 gives rise to the protein MRLTNRRTSQRMSARFIGTFFKTKTPSGKLASNGVHVRREGIPSEKGYEYVIYYSDYITCSIMGVYQPGQDAVKKCRLLVAPQFMADCQCTPCEEMFSQLCGKLLMKYCGSGRQ